A segment of the Bacillus pseudomycoides genome:
AAAGGAGAGATTTTTGTTGACTATCGAATGGATTTATATGAAATGTTACAAAAAAATGGAGGAGAAATGAAAGAGGGGGAAGATATTCGGAATATGCTTTTCAAAGATACACCATTTGTGCCAGCATACTCCTTACCGTATACGGTAAAAAACGGAGAACCAATTTTTTTTAAATGATAAGTCATGAACCTTTCTTCTAGCGAATAAGTTCTAGAAGAAAGGTTTTTTCATGTAATACAACTTATGATGAAAACAAAAAGTTTCTTTTTAAATAGTCATATGAATTTAGGACAAAATCATATGATATATTGTCCACACTTCTAGAACATTTTATATGATAGGAAACATCCATGAAAGTTATTACATGTGAATACAAATTTGTATTATTCCCAAAAATTTTGAGGGAGGGAATCACTTGGAAAAGGTTGATATTTTTAAAGATATTGCTGAGCGCACAGGCGGTGATATTTATTTAGGGGTTGTAGGAGCTGTTCGAACAGGGAAATCAACGTTTATTAAAAAATTTATGGAGCTTGTTGTTATTCCGAATATCGAAAATGATTCAGATCGTCAGAGAGCACAAGATGAATTACCTCAAAGTGCCGCTGGACGTACGATTATGACAACAGAACCGAAATTTGTTCCAAACCAAGCGGTTTCCATCCAAGTTGATGACGGTCTTGAAGTAAATATACGATTAGTAGATTGTGTAGGTTATACGGTTCCTGGAGCGAAAGGGTATGAAGATGAGAATGGCCCGCGAATGATTAATACACCGTGGTATGAAGAGCCTATCCCGTTTCATGAGGCTGCTGAAATTGGAACGCGTAAAGTAATTCAAGAACATTCTACTATTGGGGTTGTCATTACAACTGATGGAACGATTGGAGAAATTCCAAGACGGGATTATATAGAAGCAGAAGAACGTGTTATCAATGAGTTAAAAGAAGTAGGTAAACCATTTATCATGATTATTAATACTGTACAGCCGTATCATCCAGATACAGAAAAGTTACGTCAAAGTTTATCAGAGGAGCATGATATTCCTGTATTAGCAATGAGTGTGGAGAGTTTGAGAGAAACAGATGTTTACAATGTACTTCGTGAAGCTTTATTTGAATTCCCTGTTTTAGAAGTGAATGTAAATCTACCAAGCTGGGTCATGGTATTAAATGAAGGACATTGGTTACGTCAAAGTTATCAAGAAGCTGTTCAAGAGACGGTGAAAGATATAAAAAGACTGCGTGATGTAGACCGCGTTGTTTGGCAGTTTAGTCAATATGAGTTTATTGATCGAGCAAGCTTAGCGGGGATTGACATGGGGCAAGGGGTTGCGGAGATTGACTTATATGCACCTGATGAGTTGTACGATCAAATATTAAAAGAAGTTGTAGGGGTAGAAATTAGAGGGAAAGACCATTTATTAAAGCTTATGCTTGATTTATCTCATGCGAAAACGGAGTATGATCAAGTTTCAGATGCTTTAAGAATGGTCAAACAAACAGGATATGGTGTGGCTGCACCTGCTTTAGCTGATATGAGTCTAGATGAGCCAGAAATTATTCGCCATGGATCGCGTTTTGGTGTGAAATTAAAGGCTGTTGCACCGTCTATTCATATGATTAAAGTGGATGTTGAATCTACATTTGAGCCGATTATTGGTACTGAAAAGCAAAGTGAAGAACTTGTCCGTTATTTAATGCAAGATTTTGAGGATGATCCGCTTTCGATATGGAATTCTGATATCTTTGGACGCTCGCTGAGTTCAATTGTTCGAGAAGGGATTCAAGCGAAATTGTCTTTAATGCCTGAAAATGCACGTTATAAATTAAAAGAAACGCTCGAAAGAATTATTAACGAAGGATCTGGCGGATTAATTGCCATTATTTTATAAGCAAAAGCTCCCTGTGCTCGCAGGGGGCTTTTTTTATCCCGCTATTCGCAGGCAGTAAAATTTCTATTGAAAAGTGAGGAGGACAGGGAGACCGGTCTGGAAACGCTCGCTTCGTGATGAAAGTTTTGCTTTATAGGGGAGTAGGTAGTAAATAAATAGCAATTATCTAACAATTTGTAGCATATTGTCAAGTTTCATCGTTTTTTCACATTTTCGCAGTAACAATTTCTTTAAAAATATTGAATTATACAGGAGAATCGTATAATATAGGCGTTGATAATGATTTATCTACATCTTTGTAGTATAGAATTTGTAAAAATTGCCTACAAATGAAAGTAAGACTCATTTTATGATCATTATACAGTCTTATCTTTGGGAGGAGGTGAATGGCATGAACAAGACAGATTTAATCAATGCTGTTGCAGAAGCAAGTTCCCTTTCTAAAAAGGACGCAACAAAAGCAGTTGACGCTGTTTTTGATTCTATCTTAGAAGCTTTAAAACAAGGTGATAAAGTACAATTGATCGGATTCGGTAACTTCGAAGTTCGTGAGCGTGCGGCTCGTAAAGGACGTAACCCACAAACTGGTGAGGAAATTGAAATCGCTGCAAGTAAAGTACCTGCATTCAAACCTGGTAAAGCGTTAAAAGATGCGGTTAAATAATCCTTACATATTAACAGGGAAGAAGAGTTTCCTTTTTGGGAACTCTTCTTTTTGCTTTTAAAATCATAAATATGCTAGAATGTGTTCGTATCACTTTTAGGTTTTTCGGGAGGGTTAAGCGGATGGCAAAAGTTAACTTAGAACAAATCGAGCAAGCAGTGCGTCTTATTCTAGAAGCAATTGGAGATGATCCAAATCGTGAAGGCGTACTTGATACGCCGAAACGTGTTGCAAAAATGTATGCAGAAGTATTTTCAGGTATACATGAAGATCCAAAGGAACATTTGCATAAAGTGTTCGGAGAAGATCACGAGGAGCTTGTATTAGTAAAAGATATTCCATTTTATTCGATGTGTGAGCACCATCTTGTTCCGTTTTACGGAGTTGCTCATGTTGCATATATTCCACGTGGTGGAAAAGTAACAGGTTTAAGTAAATTAGCTCGTACTGTGGATACAATTGCACGTCGTCCACAGCTTCAAGAACGTATTACTTCAACAGTCGCTAATTCTATTATGGAAGTACTAGAACCTCATGGCGTGATGGTAGTTGTTGAAGCGGAGCATATGTGTATGACAATGCGTGGCGTGAAAAAGCCGGGGGCAAAAACGGTAACTACAGCAGTGCGCGGTGTACTGGAAAATGACGCAGCGGCACGTAGCGAAATTTTGTCTTTTATTCAGACAAAGTAAAGGAAAGCGGGAAACTGCTTTTCTTTTTTATTTATGAGTGTTATATGAATAGAAATCTAAATTGTAGTTTGTTTTGCTTCTCCAAGTTTTGGTTATAGAAAATAGAATGTATGTGTTATAATAGGTTTTATGAATTAGAAAACAAGGGTGATTTTTTGTGTGTGACATCTACGGAGGGTATGCGGATATAAAGGAGCAGTTGCTAGCAAAACTGCGCCATCCTTATTTTATAAACTATATTGAAGAACCATTTATTGATGAAGAAAAAGTAGTGCTTTTGTATGCAGCTTTAAAAAGTGCAAATTTACATAAAGAACAAATTGACCATTATGTGGTAACTATTATGCTTGTGCAGATTGCTCTTGATACACATGAAAGGGTGTCAAATAAAGCAGATAAAGAAACGAGCGGATTTCATAAGCGTCGTCAACTTACAGTTCTTGCAGGGGATTATTATAGTGGACTGTATTATTATTTACTTTCAATGAATTGTGATATTGTACTGATTCGTGCGCTTGCTGAAGGAATTAAAGAAATTAATGAACATAAAATTATGTTATATCAGAAGGCATATCAAACGGTTGATGAAGTTATTGGAAGTATGATGAAAATTGAATCCGCACTTCTGCAAAAAACGTGTGATCATTTTCATGTATCATATTGGAAACCGTTTATAGCGTATGTATTAGGGAGAAATCGTCTTCAAAAAGAGTATCAATTGCATGCTGAAAGACAAAATGCACCTGTTTTTCAAGCGGTTCAAGCGACTCTATCAAATGATGGTGGCAGAAACGTGAAAACCGTCTATAAAGAGTGGTTGGAAGAAGTGGGCAAACAAGAACGTGCATTTCTACAAAATCATAAAGAAATTGGGGATGTAGTTTCTACTTTAAAAGGTAAATTAAAAACATAAGCAATTTTATATTGGAAGAAGGTAAGAGCATGCAGCAATCAAAAGAAGAAAGAGTACATGATGTATTTGAGAAAATCTCTGATAAATACGATGTAATGAATTCGGTTATAAGTTTTCAAAGGCATAAAGCATGGCGAAAAGAAACGATGCGAATTATGGATGTACAACTTGGAAGTAAGGCGTTAGATGTATGTTGTGGAACTGCTGATTGGACAATTGCACTTGCTAATGCTGTTGGTCCAAACGGAGAGGTACATGGTTTAGACTTCAGTGAAAATATGCTATCTGTCGGTAAAGAAAAGGTAAAGGCATTAGGATTGACGCAAGTGGAGCTTCTACATGGAAATGCAATGGAACTTCCATTTGAAGATAATACATTTGACTATGTAACAATTGGGTTTGGATTACGGAATGTTCCTGATTATATGCATGTATTAAAAGAAATGACTCGTGTTGTAAAACCAGGTGGAAAAGTGATTTGTTTAGAAACATCACAACCAACGATGATTGGTTTTCGTCAGATGTATATTTTGTATTTTAAATACATTATGCCGTTGTTTGGCAAAATGTTTGCGAAAAGTTATAAGGAATATTCATGGCTTCAGGAGTCTGCTAGCACATTCCCTGGAATGAAAGAGTTGGGGAATATGTTTGAATCAGCAGGACTTGAGCGTGTACAAGTGAAACCATTTACATTTGGTGTAGCAGCTATGCATTTAGGGTTTAAACCAAAATCAAATTAGAAAAAAGACGTTTTAGGTTAAGGTGAACAATATGAAGTTACAACTTATGTACTCTTTTTTACGATCAGATATTAATGTGATAGAAAAAGAATTAAAAAAGGTTGTTGCCTCAGAGCAACAACTAATAGAAGATGCGGCACTGCAGCTTATTGAAGCTGGCGGTAAGCGAATTCGACCTGTTTTTGTGCTTCTTGCAGGGAAATTCGGTGACTATAGGCTAGATACGATTAAACATGTGGCAGTTGCGCTAGAGCTCATTCATATGGCTTCTCTTGTTCATGATGATGTAATTGATGCAGCGCTTTTACGAAGAAATAGTGCAACTGTAAATGCAAAATGGGGAGATCGTATTGCAATGTATACCGGAGATTATTTGTTTGCAAAGTCTCTTGAGTGTATTACAAATTTAGAGGTTCCAGAAGCTCACCAGGCATTGTCATATACAATTTTGGAAGTATGTAAAGGTGAAATTGAACAAATTAAGGATAAGTATAATTATAATCAAAATTTAAGAACATATTTACGAAGAATTAAGAGAAAAACGGCATTGTTGATTGCGGCTAGCTGTCAGCTAGGAGCCATTGCTTCTAGTGCGAGCCGTGACACTGTAAATCGCTTGTTTTGGTATGGTTATTTTGTTGGGATGTCTTATCAAATTATTGATGATATTTTAGATTTCGTCTCAACAGAAGAAAAATTAGGAAAACCTGCTGGTGGAGATTTATTGCAAGGAAATGTTACACTTCCAGCTTTGTATGCAATGGAAGATCCGAAGCTTCGTGAAAAAATTGTATCTGTTCATGAAAATACAACTGCAAGTGAGATGAAAGAAATTATTCACGATATAAAAACAAGTCCAGCAATCGACCAGGCATTTGCGTTTAGTGAACGTTATTTACATAAAGCATTAGAGGTAATAAAACCATTGCCACGTGGACAAGCAAAATATGCACTGCAAAATGTTGCAAAGTATATTGGAAAACGAAAATTTTAATGACTTTTTTTTACAAATAAAATAATCTCTCTATTTCAAAACTATTGCACAATTGTGATAAGGGTGTTAATATGTGTGTGGGGATATACAATTACATACATAATTCAGAAGTGGAGAGATTTTTTATGGAAAAAACATTTCTAATGGTAAAACCAGACGGCGTACAACGTGCCTTCATTGGGGAAATTGTAGCTCGTTTTGAGAAAAAGGGCTTTCAATTAGTTGGTGCGAAATTAATGCAAGTTACTCCAGAAATTGCAGGAGAACATTACGCTGAGCACAAAGAAAGACCTTTCTTTGGTGAATTAGTAGATTTTATTACATCTGGTCCTGTTTTTGCAATGGTATGGCAAGGTGAAGGTGTAGTAGATACTGCTCGTAATATGATGGGTAAAACAAGACCTCATGAAGCGGCACCAGGTACAATTCGTGGCGATTTTGGTGTAACAGTTGCGAAAAATATTATCCATGGTTCTGATTCTCTAGAAAGTGCAGAACGTGAGATTGGTATTTTCTTTAAAGAAGAAGAATTAGTAGACTACTCAAAATTAATGAATCAATGGATTTACTAATTATTTTAAAATAATTTGTAAACGCTTTAATTACTGTGGTAATAGTGGAAAGTGCAAGGAGAGTGTGAATACTCTTCTTGCACTTTTTTAGTTTCAAATAGTTACGAAGTAAAGCCTGGTATGATATATTGATACATAAAGTGAAACTTCTGTGAAGGAAGAATAACTTTTGAATAAGTGTATAAATTGAAAAAAGATATAAAACCTTTATTTTTAGATGGGAGAGAGAATCCGGACATGCATAGAAGCGGTCAGAGCCTTTTTCTGCCCCGTACTGAGTGAAAATAAAGTGAGTGTAGGCACTTTTCGTTGTTCATAGCAAGAACTTATACATTGAGAAATAGATGTATATAGTAGAAAGTACGATAATTTAGTGGTTTATATACATATAAATCGAAAGAATGATATAAAATCTTTCTCTTTAGGAGGGAGATGATCTGTTCATGTATAGAAGCGAGTGTAGACTTTTCTCTTTCATTAATGCGGGATAAAATAATTTGAAGAAAAGGGGAGTAATCGATGCGATATATTACAGCTGGTGAGTCTCATGGTCCACAGCTTACAACGATTTTAGAAGGTATTCCAGCAGGTTTATCGTTAGTAGCAGATGATATAAATGAAGAGTTAGCAAGAAGACAAAAAGGATATGGCCGCGGAAGACGTATGCAAATTGAAAAAGATCAAGTGCAAATTGTCAGTGGTGTTAGACATGGATGTACACTTGGGTCTCCAATTGCACTTGTTGTTGAAAATAAAGATTTTACCCATTGGACAAAGATTATGGGAGTAGATCCGTTAACTGAACAAGAAGCAAAAGAGATGAAAAGACAAATTACAAGACCGAGACCTGGTCATGCTGATTTAAATGGTGCAATTAAATATGGACACCGTGATATGAGGAATGTACTTGAACGTTCTTCAGCACGTGAAACGACAGTTCGGGTGGCAGCGGGGGCTGTTGCAAAAAAAATTTTAGTAGAGTTAGGTGTAAAGGTTGCAGGACATGTAATTGAAATTGGCGGTGTGCAGGCGGAAAAACTTATATATGACTCCATAGAACGACTACAAGAAATTACAGAAGCGTCTCCTGTTCGTTGTTTAGATGAAGAAGCAGGTAAAAAAATGATGCAGGCAATTGATGATGCGAAAGCAAGTGGGGATTCAATTGGTGGGATTGTTGAAGTAATTGTCGAAGGCATGCCAATAGGTATAGGAAGTTATGTTCATTATGATCGAAAGCTTGATGCAAAATTAGCAGCTGCAATCATGAGCATTAATGCTTTTAAAGGTGTGGAAATTGGGATTGGGTTTGAAGCAGCGCATAAACCAGGAAGTCAAGTACATGATGAAATTCTTTGGGATAAAGAAGATGGATATACAAGAAGAACAAATCATGCGGGCGGATTAGAAGGCGGTATGACAACAGGGATGCCGGTCGTGGTTAGAGGTGTCATGAAACCAATTCCCACCCTGTATAAACCCCTTCAAAGCGTTGATATTGATACGAAAGAATCTTTTTCAGCGAGCATTGAACGTTCTGATAGTTGTGCTGTACCAGCAGCTAGTGTTGTAGCAGAAGCAGTCGTTGCATGGGAACTAGCAGTAGCTTTAGTAGAGCAATTTGGAGCGGATCGTATGGATTATATTCGTGAAAATATGAAGAAACATAATGAATATGCGAGGGGATTTTAATGGAAAAAATACATATTCAGACGAAGTCTAAAGAGTATGATGTATATATAGGAAAAGAGGCGTTGTCACATTTGACAACGCTTGTTCGAAATATGAAGCCAGTTGTTTCTAATATAATGATTATTTCTGATGAATCTGTTGCATCTTTTCATTTAGAAGAAGTTATGAGTGCATTGCGAGTAGAAAAACATGTTTTTTCATTTGTTGTTCCAAGTGGAGAAAAAGAAAAATCATTTGAAAATTTTTATGCGGCTCATACTGCAGCGCTTGAAAATGGGATGGATCGACATTCTTTAGTTGTTGCACTTGGTGGAGGAATGATCGGTGATTTAGCTGGTTTTATTGCGGCGACATTTATGCGTGGTATTCGCTTTGTTCAAGTTCCAACAACGTTACTAGCGCATGATAGTGCAGTTGGTGGAAAAGTTGCGATTAATCATCCACTAGGAAAAAATATGATTGGAGCGTTTCATCAACCAGAAGCAGTGCTCTACCATATACCATTTTTAAATTCGTTACCGGAAAAAGAATGGCGTTCAGGATTTGCTGAAGCAATAAAACATGCTTTGATTGGTGATGTGGAATTATATCGTTGGTTAAAGCGTGAAGTGAAGATATTAGAAGATATAAGAGATGAAAAGTTAATTTATATTCTAAAGAGAGCGATTCCTGTAAAAGCGAATATTGTGGCTCAAGATGAAACGGAACAAGGGGTGCGTGCCCATTTGAACTTTGGGCATACATTAGGACATGCGCTCGAAAAAGAGATGGGATATGGCAACATCACACATGGCGATGGGGTTGCCATTGGTATGTTATTTGCCATATTTTTAAGTGAGCAAATTTATAAGGTAGACCTTGGCTATAAAGAAATGAAGCGTTGGTTTTCTCAGTATGGTTATCCGCATATGCCAAGGGATTTAAATATAGAACGTCTTGTACAGATTATGAAACAAGATAAAAAAGCAAATGCAGGAATAATTCGTATGGTGCTTATGCAGGAATATGGGGTAGTGAATGTCGTATCTATTTCAGATGAGACTGTCCATACTGCATTAGAAGCATTTCAAAGAGAGAAGGGATCT
Coding sequences within it:
- the spoIVA gene encoding stage IV sporulation protein A, producing the protein MEKVDIFKDIAERTGGDIYLGVVGAVRTGKSTFIKKFMELVVIPNIENDSDRQRAQDELPQSAAGRTIMTTEPKFVPNQAVSIQVDDGLEVNIRLVDCVGYTVPGAKGYEDENGPRMINTPWYEEPIPFHEAAEIGTRKVIQEHSTIGVVITTDGTIGEIPRRDYIEAEERVINELKEVGKPFIMIINTVQPYHPDTEKLRQSLSEEHDIPVLAMSVESLRETDVYNVLREALFEFPVLEVNVNLPSWVMVLNEGHWLRQSYQEAVQETVKDIKRLRDVDRVVWQFSQYEFIDRASLAGIDMGQGVAEIDLYAPDELYDQILKEVVGVEIRGKDHLLKLMLDLSHAKTEYDQVSDALRMVKQTGYGVAAPALADMSLDEPEIIRHGSRFGVKLKAVAPSIHMIKVDVESTFEPIIGTEKQSEELVRYLMQDFEDDPLSIWNSDIFGRSLSSIVREGIQAKLSLMPENARYKLKETLERIINEGSGGLIAIIL
- a CDS encoding HU family DNA-binding protein, which produces MNKTDLINAVAEASSLSKKDATKAVDAVFDSILEALKQGDKVQLIGFGNFEVRERAARKGRNPQTGEEIEIAASKVPAFKPGKALKDAVK
- the folE gene encoding GTP cyclohydrolase I FolE — protein: MAKVNLEQIEQAVRLILEAIGDDPNREGVLDTPKRVAKMYAEVFSGIHEDPKEHLHKVFGEDHEELVLVKDIPFYSMCEHHLVPFYGVAHVAYIPRGGKVTGLSKLARTVDTIARRPQLQERITSTVANSIMEVLEPHGVMVVVEAEHMCMTMRGVKKPGAKTVTTAVRGVLENDAAARSEILSFIQTK
- a CDS encoding heptaprenyl diphosphate synthase component 1, whose translation is MCDIYGGYADIKEQLLAKLRHPYFINYIEEPFIDEEKVVLLYAALKSANLHKEQIDHYVVTIMLVQIALDTHERVSNKADKETSGFHKRRQLTVLAGDYYSGLYYYLLSMNCDIVLIRALAEGIKEINEHKIMLYQKAYQTVDEVIGSMMKIESALLQKTCDHFHVSYWKPFIAYVLGRNRLQKEYQLHAERQNAPVFQAVQATLSNDGGRNVKTVYKEWLEEVGKQERAFLQNHKEIGDVVSTLKGKLKT
- a CDS encoding demethylmenaquinone methyltransferase; this encodes MQQSKEERVHDVFEKISDKYDVMNSVISFQRHKAWRKETMRIMDVQLGSKALDVCCGTADWTIALANAVGPNGEVHGLDFSENMLSVGKEKVKALGLTQVELLHGNAMELPFEDNTFDYVTIGFGLRNVPDYMHVLKEMTRVVKPGGKVICLETSQPTMIGFRQMYILYFKYIMPLFGKMFAKSYKEYSWLQESASTFPGMKELGNMFESAGLERVQVKPFTFGVAAMHLGFKPKSN
- the hepT gene encoding heptaprenyl diphosphate synthase component II, which encodes MKLQLMYSFLRSDINVIEKELKKVVASEQQLIEDAALQLIEAGGKRIRPVFVLLAGKFGDYRLDTIKHVAVALELIHMASLVHDDVIDAALLRRNSATVNAKWGDRIAMYTGDYLFAKSLECITNLEVPEAHQALSYTILEVCKGEIEQIKDKYNYNQNLRTYLRRIKRKTALLIAASCQLGAIASSASRDTVNRLFWYGYFVGMSYQIIDDILDFVSTEEKLGKPAGGDLLQGNVTLPALYAMEDPKLREKIVSVHENTTASEMKEIIHDIKTSPAIDQAFAFSERYLHKALEVIKPLPRGQAKYALQNVAKYIGKRKF
- the ndk gene encoding nucleoside-diphosphate kinase, which encodes MEKTFLMVKPDGVQRAFIGEIVARFEKKGFQLVGAKLMQVTPEIAGEHYAEHKERPFFGELVDFITSGPVFAMVWQGEGVVDTARNMMGKTRPHEAAPGTIRGDFGVTVAKNIIHGSDSLESAEREIGIFFKEEELVDYSKLMNQWIY
- the aroC gene encoding chorismate synthase; translated protein: MRYITAGESHGPQLTTILEGIPAGLSLVADDINEELARRQKGYGRGRRMQIEKDQVQIVSGVRHGCTLGSPIALVVENKDFTHWTKIMGVDPLTEQEAKEMKRQITRPRPGHADLNGAIKYGHRDMRNVLERSSARETTVRVAAGAVAKKILVELGVKVAGHVIEIGGVQAEKLIYDSIERLQEITEASPVRCLDEEAGKKMMQAIDDAKASGDSIGGIVEVIVEGMPIGIGSYVHYDRKLDAKLAAAIMSINAFKGVEIGIGFEAAHKPGSQVHDEILWDKEDGYTRRTNHAGGLEGGMTTGMPVVVRGVMKPIPTLYKPLQSVDIDTKESFSASIERSDSCAVPAASVVAEAVVAWELAVALVEQFGADRMDYIRENMKKHNEYARGF
- the aroB gene encoding 3-dehydroquinate synthase, with the translated sequence MEKIHIQTKSKEYDVYIGKEALSHLTTLVRNMKPVVSNIMIISDESVASFHLEEVMSALRVEKHVFSFVVPSGEKEKSFENFYAAHTAALENGMDRHSLVVALGGGMIGDLAGFIAATFMRGIRFVQVPTTLLAHDSAVGGKVAINHPLGKNMIGAFHQPEAVLYHIPFLNSLPEKEWRSGFAEAIKHALIGDVELYRWLKREVKILEDIRDEKLIYILKRAIPVKANIVAQDETEQGVRAHLNFGHTLGHALEKEMGYGNITHGDGVAIGMLFAIFLSEQIYKVDLGYKEMKRWFSQYGYPHMPRDLNIERLVQIMKQDKKANAGIIRMVLMQEYGVVNVVSISDETVHTALEAFQREKGSI